In the genome of Populus alba chromosome 11, ASM523922v2, whole genome shotgun sequence, one region contains:
- the LOC118036836 gene encoding cysteine-rich receptor-like protein kinase 25, with amino-acid sequence MGHNFLSDANTIQLLLLLYFSIATLSQHSSNFLTHPPYKFCSNTSLYEANSPFQNNLQTLMSYLASNASVSNQYHAYAGNDPDRVYAQYMCYNYITNEKCSACIDAASQDIMQLCPNNRNATVWEELCQLRFSNKNFIGQLDFSGNIPLANRETIENSVQFISVVNENFSNLTKKAAFEPTQSMYATGKLALSDIDTLYTLMQCTTDLSSHDCNTCLQVAIQNISNCCYVGRGARLLSRSCYFRYELYAFYEGAAEYSGTQKVYNFPRGKTLTILKIVLGTCIPTVVLAFLTASCIIYFRRISRKETDEEKSHLAFLQELRKSSGSTLAEGNKVSSEELPWMMDLSVIRAATDNFSVSNKLGQGGFGSVYKGILSDGSEVAVKRLSRSSEQGVKEFKTEVLLIMKLQHKNLVRLLGFCVEGEEKLLVYEFMPNSSLDVFLFDPTKRAELDWSGRIDIINGIAKGMLYLHEDSRLRIIHRDLKASNVLLDNEMNPKISDFGMARIFSSNEDGANTARIVGTL; translated from the exons ATGGGTCATAATTTTCTCAGTGATGCGAACACCATTCAATTGCTTTTGTTGTTGTACTTTTCCATTGCCACCCTTTCGCAGCATAGCAGCAATTTTCTCACTCATCCACCCTACAAGTTTTGCTCAAACACATCTCTTTACGAAGCTAATAGTCCATTTCAGAACAATCTCCAGACCCTCATGTCTTATCTTGCCTCAAATGCTTCTGTGTCGAATCAATATCATGCCTATGCTGGAAATGACCCTGATAGAGTCTATGCTCAGTATATGTGCTACAACTACATAACAAACGAAAAGTGCAGTGCCTGCATTGATGCAGCATCACAAGATATCATGCAACTCTGTCCAAACAATAGAAATGCAACTGTATGGGAAGAGCTGTGCCAGTTGCGCTTCTCGAATAAAAATTTCATAGGCCAGCTTGATTTCTCAGGAAACATTCCCTTAGCTAATAGAGAGACGATTGAAAATTCAGTACAGTTTATATCAGTAGTGAACGAAAATTTTAGTAATCTTACCAAGAAGGCTGCTTTTGAGCCTACGCAGAGTATGTATGCTACAGGAAAATTAGCCTTATCGGATATAGACACCCTTTATACTCTGATGCAGTGCACTACAGATTTGTCATCTCACGATTGTAACACATGCCTTCAGGTTGCCatacaaaatatttcaaattgcTGCTATGTCGGTCGAGGGGCACGGCTTCTTAGCCGGAGTTGCTATTTTAGGTATGAGTTATACGCATTCTATGAAGGCGCAGCTGAATATTCGGGAACACAAAAGG tgtataatTTTCCTAGAGGGAAGACATTGACGATTTTGAAGATTGTCCTTGGAACTTGTATACCAACAGTTGTTCTTGCATTTCTCACTGCATCGTGTATCATCTACTTTCGGCGAATAAGCAGAAAAGAAACAG ATGAAGAAAAAAGTCACCTTGCTTTCTTACAGGAACTGAGAAAATCTAGCGGATCGACATTGGCAGAAGGTAATAAGGTGAGTTCTGAGGAATTACCTTGGATGATGGACCTGAGTGTTATAAGAGCTGCGACAGATAACTTCTCTGTTTCAAACAAGCTTGGACAGGGTGGATTTGGCTCTGTTTACAAG GGGATACTAAGCGATGGAAGCGAAGTTGCAGTGAAGAGACTATCAAGAAGTTCGGAGCAGGGCgtaaaagaattcaaaactgAAGTTCTATTAATAATGAAACTTCAGCACAAAAATCTTGTCAGGCTGCTTGGTTTTTGTGTTGAAGGAGAGGAAAAGCTCCTCGTCTATGAATTCATGCCTAACAGCAGccttgatgtttttctttttg ATCCTACGAAACGAGCAGAACTTGATTGGAGCGGTAgaattgatattataaatggAATTGCAAAGGGAATGCTTTATCTTCACGAGGATTCTAGGCTTAGAATCATTCATCGAGACCTAAAAGCTTCTAATGTATTGTTAGACAATGAGATGAATCCGAAGATTTCTGACTTTGGAATGGCAAGGATTTTTTCAAGCAATGAAGACGGGGCCAATACTGCTCGAATAGTAGGAACATTGTAA